In the genome of Trichoplusia ni isolate ovarian cell line Hi5 chromosome 27, tn1, whole genome shotgun sequence, one region contains:
- the LOC113505759 gene encoding uncharacterized protein LOC113505759 has translation MVLLSPSISAMRRLVRICEDYAVAHGLRYNAVKSELMVFKAGNKTYDDVPPVTLAGVELSRVTRFKYLGHWVTDNLTDDVDIERERRALTVRCNMLARRFARCSADVKKTLFRSYCQSLYTCALWVRYTQSSYGALRVQYNDAYRVMVGLPRFCSASGMFAEAGIPDFHCIIRSLMRRVRDSSNNLVATVASRVDSPIMWHWMTTHRPSFRYVK, from the coding sequence ATGGTACTGCTGAGCCCATCAATCAGTGCTATGAGAAGGCTCGTCCGAATCTGTGAAGATTATGCGGTGGCTCACGGTCTCAGGTATAACGCCGTGAAGAGTGAACTCATGGTGTTCAAGGCCGGAAATAAGACTTACGACGATGTGCCGCCAGTTACACTGGCGGGCGTCGAGTTGTCTAGAGTCACACGTTTTAAATACCTGGGACATTGGGTCACCGATAATTTAACAGATGATGTGGACATTGAGAGGGAGCGTAGGGCATTGACAGTTAGGTGTAATATGTTGGCCCGTAGGTTTGCGCGATGTTCAGCGGATGTCAAGAAAACATTGTTTCGTTCGTATTGCCAGTCGCTGTACACGTGTGCCCTATGGGTCCGCTATACACAGAGCTCGTACGGTGCCCTGCGAGTCCAATATAATGACGCGTATCGGGTTATGGTGGGGCTGCCGCGCTTTTGCAGTGCATCGGGGATGTTTGCCGAGGCAGGTATACCTGATTTTCACTGTATAATACGCTCACTGATGCGGCGAGTGCGCGACAGCTCCAACAATCTCGTTGCTACTGTGGCTAGTAGGGTTGACAGCCCTATCATGTGGCACTGGATGACGACTCACAGACCGTCATTCAGATATGtaaaataa